The genomic region ATTTATAAAGAATGCATCTAACCTATCTAATTGGAAGTTTAAATCTTCTGACAGTATACTCTTACCAGAAACacaacaaataaatcacaaaaaagaCACGATTCAAATGTCTCTACAGCCACAGCAGAGGGTCAAATGTGAATTCACAGTATCAAATGAAACTAAACATGCGGCATCTTTGGTGCTGTGCTAggactgtgtgtctgtgtgggctCACAAGATCTATAGGCTTCCTTAACACCTTAGACGAAACtaggaaccaaaaaaaaaaataaaaaaattggccAGCAACCCACTCACACTGGCATGCTACAATAAAACTGGCTATCCATAGAAAAAGATCTGAAAACAGGTTTAGAGACCAGTACACAAGtacacaaagagagagaaaatgacaaATGACAGATGACATCTACAGTCAGGTCACACCACGGGCAATCACAACGGCTCATGCAACTAAGATCATACAAGTGTAAAGTTTTACAAACTAGGCTTGATCTCCACGCCGGGGGCCACTTGAGGCCCAGCACCCTGACTGCCTTCAACTCCATCAGTCCTCCTACTCCTTCTCCTGTCTCTCCTGGACTGCTCAACCTGTGATCTCACGTCTCTAGCAGACCTGGATGTACTGGAGGGTTGCGACGCTTCTGATAAAGACGTGTTCCTTGATGTGCTGCTTTCTTCATCCTTATTATATGCCTGCATCTTTTTCTCTTCACTGGAAAGGCAGTCCACAAGCTTCGCTACACCACTAGGTTTTGAACTACTAGAACTTTTGCCAAGCTTACACAGGGGTTCCTGATCAAATTTACTGCCTGATCTACTCATTGGACCGGGTTTTGATCTTTTGTTGGTGGTTATCGTTTTGGTTGGCTGTGCTTTACCTTTCTGTTTGGCTATTGTGGTGGTCCTACATTTCCCAATTGGTGAGGAACTAACATGTTTGAACTTCATCACTGGGATTCTAGATTTAAGCTTTACATCTGGAAATGGATCTAATCGATTCCTGGCTACTAGTCTAATCTTTTGATTTGGTCTTGAAGATATTTGATCTTTTTTACAACCCAGTGGTGGATGAGGTGCTCTCACTGGCAACCTAGACTTTGGTGGCTTTCTTGAAACGTCTTTGAATTTGGAGATTACATCATTATTCTCTGTACTGCCATCCCTGAAAGTATTAGTGTCTTTTCTGACTGAATCTGCACATGGGTTTATTAACTGAACTGAGCAAAGATCAGACATTAACAGCTGTTCGGTTTGTATGCCACTTTGTAGCAAGAAGTGTGTTCCAGCATTTAAGGCCTCAAGATTAGCATTATTACTGCAGTTTCTGGAATTACTGGAAGATGTCTGGAGGTATTTTTGTGGCTCTGTCCTCGATGAATCTGTCCTCTGATTGTACTTGCTTGTTCTATAGGTTTCTGGTCCTACTTGATGTGCAGTTTCTGGTGTTTGACCTTGTGAACTATCCCAGTCTACACAAACAAAATCTCTCTTCTCAATGTTGGAAGATTTGAGTCCTACCTTAAAAGAAGAACATAAAGAACTGACTTCTGAATAGGGGGGAGGCTCCATGTCATGAGATGTGTCAGAGTGGTCAGTGCATATCTGAATGATATTGTATGATATAACCGTGTTGTCCTCCATCTTAACTTGTGCTCTCTCATCTATCTGTGGATTTGAGGTGACTACATTTGGTTTTCTGACCCCATCCCCTATCCTCCCTCCAAATGTATGCTCACCGATCTGAAAAAACTGCAGCCTCTCTTCAACAAAATCCCGCTTGCTCATGTCAATCGCACCACTGCGGGTCATCTCAAACATCTTCCCTTCGTGGAAGGGGAAAGGGTTTGGCTCGCTAGTTGGGGTGCTTTCATCGGTTGGGGTTCTTGCAGGAGTTGTGTCAGGGGTTGTTGCTGTAGACTTGTCATCTACTGCTAGCCCAAATGGCTTGGGATCTTCATCTTTAATTCTAGCATCCACTACTTCATCTTCTCCTCCCTTGCTTGACCAAGGATCAAAGCCTTTGGTTGCAACAGTTTTAAAAGGAGTATTAAACTCCTCATCTAGCTTGTAACTAAAGTAATTGTCAGACAATCCTTGATCAGATTGTTTTCTATCATTTTCACCGTCCTTTCCATTCCTTTTGTTTGAGGGATCAGTCTTATCTTTGGTCTTTTTGTAATCCTCAGCTGGTGATTCTTCATGAATTACTTCAAGTTTACTTTGGCAACGGTCACTAGGTCTAGACATATTATCTGATGCCCAAAGATCCTTTCTATTTTCATTGGGAAATCCAAATGGTTTGGCAATAGGTTCACTTAAGCCGTCATCCTCATCTTGAAGTTCATATCCATCAAGAGAGTCAATCTCAGTGGCATCAGTGTCATGAGAGAACTCTGCAGTTGTCGCTATTGAGCAATCTGTGATGGACTGATCATTGCCATTTTGTTCATAATCATAATCTTCTGCTTTTCCATTACCATTTTCCCCTTGTTCTTTATCGTTTCCATTCTTGTCAGGTTTTTTGGATGGGCTTTTAGTCAAATCTTTGTCCTCATCAATCTTAAAGGTATATTTCTTTATTGGAATAGGTTTAAAGACAGATTCCTCCTCCTCACTTGAATCGCTATCATTAGCTCCTGGGGGCACAGGAGATGGAGGCTGGACTCTTATTATAGGTTCAGCAAGAAGATGTTTATCATGCTCCTCTTGGAGATTCACTTCCATCAATTCAGTCTCAGCCTCTGAAGAAGGAGTCGACCCTTTTTTCTCGGGCTGTGAGGAATCAGAATCCAAGGGAGGTGGAGGAGGGAACTCTATATATGCAactcttttgttttttgtctcCTGGACAGTTTCATGCTTACCATTGGCTCCTTTTTCTGGTCTAGATTCTTTCAAATTAATAGCTTTGCCTTGCTCACTATCTTCTGACTCCTCTGAAACCTCAGCTATTGGGCTTGCAATACCTGGCATAAAGGAAATAAATGGATCAGGGGTTCTCGAGGTGAGATCATAGCTGACCTCTTCTGAGCTTGGTGTCTCTGGAGTCATAGGACTTTTGCCAGAGCTATCGATAAAAGAGAACTGTTCTAAAGTGTCATCATCTGGGCTGCCTTGAGGAGATAAGGGCTGTTTCTGTTTAACTGCATAAATTGTTCGACTTTCAGAGCTAACCATTTTTTTGAATGTTCCATTGGTTCCTCCTCCTCCCATATCTTTGTCAGACTGTTTCCCTACTTGAACACTTACATAGACTGGTAAAGTTTTAAGCCCTTTGAAACTTTCTCTTGTAACGGTGGATATTTTTTCGACCGAACTAGTTTCACTTAGACCACTTGTTGTTCTACTTTCAGCAGAGACTTCTTCAGTCTTCTTTGCTGCAGCTTCCTCTCTCTGTAACTCTGAACGGCCCTGAATTCTTGGTTTGGTCATGGTGGCTATGTGCGATGGGCTTTTTTCTGATAATTTAGTTAATGTGTCTTGATTTGCCTTATTTGACTGATTATTATCTGAGGAACCAGGTGATGTTCTCACAGGAATATGAGATTCTGTCTTTTTCTTAAGTGTCTTTATCTGAAAGTCATTCCTACTGATATTATCCTTAGACAATGAAGCTGTTTTAACAGTCTCATTTTTAACGtcacttttcaaaaactgctgCTCTTTAATATCATTAATTACACTATGCCTGTCTGCAATATTTCCATCTTTCAAAGCTTGAGAGTCAACTTTAGTAGAGTTCTCCCGAGTTTTATCAAAATCTTGttctttcattttctcaaaatgagaGGTTGTTTTAACATTAGTATCTGATGTGGTTGATTTTTCAGATAAACATTTTTCATCCAACTGCTTTGAGACAATAATACTGCTGCTAATGTGAGGGGTTactttacttttttcattttctgttagTTTTTTAGTAGGTGTGTGTCCTTCGTCTGTGCAATCAGTTTTTGAGGGTTTTGAACCAGCGTAAAACTGATACACTGGTAATTTACTTTCTGGTAGTTTCTTAACTGGTTGTTTTGACTGTGTTAGAGGCACATTCTGATCCTGTTTCTGCGCTTCTATTTCAAACTTTTGTCGAACAGAACTCACTCTAAAAGTCTTAACGGGGACTGGGGGGCCTGCATCACCTGTCTTTGTCTGCTTAAGAGCTTCGTGCTGTTTTGGCTTGTCTTCACTGAACTGTGACAGCATATGCCTCTCGGGACTGTTTGGCAGACTTGCACTTTTCCTTTCGTTTGTGCTGGCAAACATCTTCTGTCTGCCATTGTCCCATTGCTCAGCTGCAGTCTTTTGCTTTTTCTCAGGGGTGCTGCATGTTGAGCTCGGCCCTGACTGTGTCTCTCGTGATGATCTTGTTGGTTTCTTTTTCTCAGGGGATTTGAGCTCATCgtttaacttttcagttttgTCCCTAAAAAACTGTGAAACCTCACTCAGTTTCTCCTCTGCCTCTTTAATGGTCCGATCTACTCTATCTTCATATATGAGCTTCTCTCTGTCCCTGTCCTGCCTATCCTGGGCGAATCTCATCCACACTGCATGTTTAGGGCTACCAGGTTCTGTGGTATAATGTAATACTGTAACTTTGTCATATTGCTCATCTTGTGAGGGATATTTACCTGATTTGTCTGATGCATCCCTTGCTGACTTTAATTTGGACTCCTTCCTGGGGCCAGCTACTTTTTCTCCATATATGCCTTTTGCCCCATGGACCTCAGTGGCTACACTATGCGCCTGGTCTGCCACTGAGTCCTCAGTATCAGAATGTGATATGTCTAATTTTTCTGAGTGCAACATTTTCTCAGCAAACCTGTAAGACTCCCCTCTCAACTCAGATAACTCATCATCATGATACTCAATAGAATGCTGGCTTAGAAGTTTTAAAGCTTTATATGACTCATCTGCAATAAGCTGAGCTGAACTGGGACGAGACTCTTCCTCTTGGGAAACAGGTGTATTGACTCTAGATGTGTCTAAGAAGGATGGCAGGGATTCCTCAGCAGCAAGTTCCTCCTCATCTTGAAGAGTCTCATAATCACCATCAACCCTTTCAACAAGCTCCTTGAGACTTCGGTCACTCCTGCATATAAACTCTGGATGCTTTTTAGTCTCTCTGATTATAACTTCTGTCGGGTCAGTTGTGTTGCCCTTTTCTATGTGCACCTCGATAATTCTCTCAACTTTGGGTTTTTTGTCCTTTTCGAGGAACCGTGGCGACAATTCATCTCCTTTAATGGCATCTTGGCCAACTTTGTGCTCAAATAAACCAGCAAATTCTTTGGAAGGGTCTCTTCCAGACTGAAAAGCTTTCATTATGTCTCGGACTGACATTGTTTCTCCAGCATCTTTCAGTTGAGGTTTGTGGTAGACCATTCGAGTTGTAGTGGTGATATGAGTTTCTTCTTTGATGCAGGCCAGATCCTCAGAGCTGGCTTTCATCTGCAAGGCTTTTACCTTATCTTTGATCGAGCTAACTGCTGGGTCATGCTCAACCGGAGGCTTTAAAGCTGCTGCCTCTTCCATTAGAGGCTCACAGACCTCCTCAGGATGTTCATAGCTCCTGATGACATGAACAACCTCAGTTCTGGTTTCTGTTATGACGGGGGGAATAGGCACATCTGTGAAGGGGGGTTTGGGCCCTGTGCTCTCTGCACTTTGAGGAGCTGATGGGGTCTTTTCACTTCTGGTTTCAAAACCACTGTCTGAGAGGGGACTCTTGTCTTGCTCATGGGAAAGGTCATCAGGAGATTCCAGGATAGCATCTGTGCCACTATAGGAGTCTGCTAATTTACTCAAGTCTTTCTCTGAGGGAGAGGTCCGCATACCTGTGGGTGGCATTTTGAGCTTGTGCTCCGGTTTTATGGTACGCCTTTGTTTTTCCTCCTCTTCCTTCTTTATTTCATCATACCTGCTCTTTACATCAGCTATTTTTGAAAGGGAACTGGCACCAAGATCATTCATTAAGTAATCAACTACTTTAGCTAAATTGAGATCTTTGTCTGGAACTGACTCTGGCCCAACAGGAAGGGATGGTTCAAATATTGGCAGGGAACGCATGGCACTCTGTTGTGCCTCCTCAATTTCATCTTTGGAGAACTCTTCCCATTCATCTTCTGACGCCCTGTCTTTACTTGAGCTTTTGGCGTTGCTCAGTACATCTTTTGTGAGAATTTCACTAACTTTGACAAGGTCCTCTTTAACTTTCTCAACCAAACTGAAAGGCTCTTCCTCCTCCATCCTGGACTCTTTAGAAACATGCGAGTTGAAGCTTTTGGCTGTGGTTGACGAGTCAGTTTGTAAGATTGCGGTCATTCTTATCAGATCTTCCTTCATATCTGCCACATCCTTAAGAATTTCTTGACTGGATGCCAATGTGGGTGCGGCAGCAGCTTTTAGGACCTTTGGGGAAATAAAAAGTGAGGGTTTTGAGGGTTTAATTCGTGATGTTGAGGACTGTGCTTGggtgtgtgtctgaggtgtgatTGTAATTTTTTCTGGGAGTTTCTTCCCCTGGGTTTCAGGGAGCACACTGACCACGGAGAATACCGGAACGGACATGGAAATGGATGATATTGATGTGGTGGTAGTGGCTGTTGATCTAAGGGTATCGTAAACAGAACTTGATAAATTTGATCTTAAAGGTGAAGATACAGATTTTAGTGCACTACAATTTGATGATAAGCCAGCAGTAAGTGTTTTCTCAGCCACACTGAAGGCTGCACCAACACTGGACGTAGCTGCTTGTGTTGTGGCCTGTATCCGTTCTTGTAAGCTGTAAACCCCTCCTGTAAACAGACGGGAAGATGCAGAGGAGGATGAGGGGTATTTCATCGGTGAGATGGATCCGTTTAGCAGGACTGTTTCAGTACTGGATATTTTAGGCTTAGCTGATGAAGAAAGCGATGACAGAATCATACCCCTAGCTGCATCTGTGGTTGTTTTAATAGAGGACAAGCTTGTTATGTTTCGAATGGGAGAGGACGCTGCTATACTTGTGGGGGCCAGGGTTGATTTGAATGATAGAgatgtgtatgtatttgtggttgaCTTTATAGAATCAGCTTGCGTCACTGTGGTAAAAGTTCTGTCTAGCATGGATCCAGGTGATGAAATCAAGTTAGCTCTTGAGGACAATGAAGCAGCGAGCCCCTTAATGGACAACGGGTCTGTGCCAGTTTTACCCGGGGAAGACAGGAGACTGGAGGAAATTTGAACTTGGTTTTGGGGTTGCTGAACCACAGTCTTTATTGGAGATGACATAGATCTGTATGTTCTAATGGGTGATGCTACATCGCTAACTGATTTTGCAGGAGAAGCATTCAATGTTCCTAGGGTGGACTTGATTGGAGAAGCAGAGGAAATAGACCACACAGACTTTAGTGGTGAAGCAGATGGCGTGTTGGAAGGTGAACTGGAGAGGGAACCCAGTCCACATTTTGTTTGCCCAGGGACGGTAATAGGAGCATTCGACCATGCCTGGTAAGATCTTGTTGAAAAGACAGGTT from Carassius carassius chromosome 40, fCarCar2.1, whole genome shotgun sequence harbors:
- the ank3b gene encoding ankyrin-3 isoform X23; this translates as MAHAASQLKKKADLELTAAEEEKEKKKKPRKRSKEPKKKTDSNASYLRAARAGNLEKALDYIKSGVDINICNQNGLNALHLASKEGHVEVVAELIKLDATVDAATKKGNTALHIASLAGQLDVVKELVNNHANINAQSQNGFTPLYMAAQENHLDVVKFLLDNGSSQSIATEDGFTPLAVALQQGHDQVVSLLLENDTKGKVRLPALHIAARKDDTKAAALLLQNDHNADVESKMMVNRTTESGFTPLHIAAHYGNINVATLLLNRGAAVDFKARNDITPLHVASKRGNANMVRLLLERGARIDAKTKDGLTPLHCGARSGHEQVLEMLLDRGAPILSKTKNGLSPLHMATQGDHLNCVQLLLHHEVPVDDVTNDYLTALHVAAHCGHYKVAKVLVDKKANPNAKALNGFTPLHIACKKNRIKVMELLLKHGASIQAVTESGLTPIHVAAFMGHENIVTQLTNHGASPNTMNVRGETALHMAARAGQANVVKFLVANGADVDAKAKDNQTPLHISSRLGKPDIVQQLLQHGASPDATTTSGYTPLHLAARDGHKDVASILLDNKASLGITTKKGFTPLHVAAKYGKIEVAKLLLQKRAPPDAAGKSGLTPLHVAAHYDNQKVALLLLDQGASPHAAAKNGYTPLHIAAKKNQMEIATTLLEYGADTNATTRQGISPLHLAAQEGNVDMVTLLLARETAINLGNKSGLTPLHLAAQEDKINVSEVLVNHGATIDPETKMGYTPLHVACHYGNIKMVHFLLKNQAKVNAKTKNGYTPLHQAAQQGHTHIINLLLQHGASPNELTVNGNTALAIARRLGYISVVDTLKVVTEETHNTVTVTEKHKLNVPETMNEVLDMSDDEVRRANVPEMLNEDYISDVDEGEDAMTGETDKYLGPQDLRELGDDSLPQEGYVGFSVGARTASLRSFSSDRSNALNRSSFTRDSMMIEEILAPNKDTGVCREMATLVDSHFKHLALSKDYNTDSMRRCSWTPETLDNVNLVSSPVHSGVSPSPLQYDNRFLVSFMVDARGGSMRGSRHNGMRIIIPPRKCTAPTRITCRLVKRHKLASLPPMVEGEGLASRLVEVGPAGAQFLGPVIVEIPHFGSMRGKERELIMLRSENGETWKEHHYDCKSEDLIELLNGMDEELDSTADLEKKRICRIITKDFPQYFAVVSRIKQESNQMGPDGGVLSSMTVPLVQASFPEGALTKKIRVGLQAQPVPDEAVKKIIGNRATFSPIVTVEPRRRKFHKPITMTLPVPPLSGEGVVNGYKGDPTPSLRLLCSITGGTSPAQWEDITGTTPLTFMNDCVSFTTNVSARFWLADCHQTPETVGLATQLYRELICVPYMAKFVVFAKMNDPVESSLRCFCMTDDKVDKTLEQQENFEEVARSKDIEVLEGKPIYVDCYGNLAPLTKAGQQLVFNFYAFKENRLPFCVKVRDSSQEPCGRLSFLREPKTSKGLAQTAICNLNITLPGLKKDVDSDPEEETEKPDRRHTFASLALHKRYSYLTEPGTKTVERSTTRTLPAGYAHKPVFSTRSYQAWSNAPITVPGQTKCGLGSLSSSPSNTPSASPLKSVWSISSASPIKSTLGTLNASPAKSVSDVASPIRTYRSMSSPIKTVVQQPQNQVQISSSLLSSPGKTGTDPLSIKGLAASLSSRANLISSPGSMLDRTFTTVTQADSIKSTTNTYTSLSFKSTLAPTSIAASSPIRNITSLSSIKTTTDAARGMILSSLSSSAKPKISSTETVLLNGSISPMKYPSSSSASSRLFTGGVYSLQERIQATTQAATSSVGAAFSVAEKTLTAGLSSNCSALKSVSSPLRSNLSSSVYDTLRSTATTTTSISSISMSVPVFSVVSVLPETQGKKLPEKITITPQTHTQAQSSTSRIKPSKPSLFISPKVLKAAAAPTLASSQEILKDVADMKEDLIRMTAILQTDSSTTAKSFNSHVSKESRMEEEEPFSLVEKVKEDLVKVSEILTKDVLSNAKSSSKDRASEDEWEEFSKDEIEEAQQSAMRSLPIFEPSLPVGPESVPDKDLNLAKVVDYLMNDLGASSLSKIADVKSRYDEIKKEEEEKQRRTIKPEHKLKMPPTGMRTSPSEKDLSKLADSYSGTDAILESPDDLSHEQDKSPLSDSGFETRSEKTPSAPQSAESTGPKPPFTDVPIPPVITETRTEVVHVIRSYEHPEEVCEPLMEEAAALKPPVEHDPAVSSIKDKVKALQMKASSEDLACIKEETHITTTTRMVYHKPQLKDAGETMSVRDIMKAFQSGRDPSKEFAGLFEHKVGQDAIKGDELSPRFLEKDKKPKVERIIEVHIEKGNTTDPTEVIIRETKKHPEFICRSDRSLKELVERVDGDYETLQDEEELAAEESLPSFLDTSRVNTPVSQEEESRPSSAQLIADESYKALKLLSQHSIEYHDDELSELRGESYRFAEKMLHSEKLDISHSDTEDSVADQAHSVATEVHGAKGIYGEKVAGPRKESKLKSARDASDKSGKYPSQDEQYDKVTVLHYTTEPGSPKHAVWMRFAQDRQDRDREKLIYEDRVDRTIKEAEEKLSEVSQFFRDKTEKLNDELKSPEKKKPTRSSRETQSGPSSTCSTPEKKQKTAAEQWDNGRQKMFASTNERKSASLPNSPERHMLSQFSEDKPKQHEALKQTKTGDAGPPVPVKTFRVSSVRQKFEIEAQKQDQNVPLTQSKQPVKKLPESKLPVYQFYAGSKPSKTDCTDEGHTPTKKLTENEKSKVTPHISSSIIVSKQLDEKCLSEKSTTSDTNVKTTSHFEKMKEQDFDKTRENSTKVDSQALKDGNIADRHSVINDIKEQQFLKSDVKNETVKTASLSKDNISRNDFQIKTLKKKTESHIPVRTSPGSSDNNQSNKANQDTLTKLSEKSPSHIATMTKPRIQGRSELQREEAAAKKTEEVSAESRTTSGLSETSSVEKISTVTRESFKGLKTLPVYVSVQVGKQSDKDMGGGGTNGTFKKMVSSESRTIYAVKQKQPLSPQGSPDDDTLEQFSFIDSSGKSPMTPETPSSEEVSYDLTSRTPDPFISFMPGIASPIAEVSEESEDSEQGKAINLKESRPEKGANGKHETVQETKNKRVAYIEFPPPPPLDSDSSQPEKKGSTPSSEAETELMEVNLQEEHDKHLLAEPIIRVQPPSPVPPGANDSDSSEEEESVFKPIPIKKYTFKIDEDKDLTKSPSKKPDKNGNDKEQGENGNGKAEDYDYEQNGNDQSITDCSIATTAEFSHDTDATEIDSLDGYELQDEDDGLSEPIAKPFGFPNENRKDLWASDNMSRPSDRCQSKLEVIHEESPAEDYKKTKDKTDPSNKRNGKDGENDRKQSDQGLSDNYFSYKLDEEFNTPFKTVATKGFDPWSSKGGEDEVVDARIKDEDPKPFGLAVDDKSTATTPDTTPARTPTDESTPTSEPNPFPFHEGKMFEMTRSGAIDMSKRDFVEERLQFFQIGPQSPCERTDVRMAIVADHLGLSWTELAREMEFSVDEINQIRVENPNSLTAQSFMLLKKWVSRDGKNATTDALTAVLTKINRLDIVTLLEGPIFDYVSGLQSETSGANEKTPTLGQGLNSETQGQRESSQELVSSTLGVQTERQNGGHPELQAQACLSPDASECSSKPMGKARKDSGQEEVSREALEDRGPNNRGEDISEPKIQQEARRDNESSSDEEETVTTRVYRRRVILKGDQARNIPVETVTEEQYTDEDGNMVTRKVIRKVVRRTAGVEEKGRRKRGKRSRQASRAEQEEQGGPGPHREHTEPGEGGKGIKKEGRQREKMGQS
- the ank3b gene encoding ankyrin-3 isoform X22: MAHAASQLKKKADLELTAAEEEKEKKKKPRKRSKEPKKKTDSNASYLRAARAGNLEKALDYIKSGVDINICNQNGLNALHLASKEGHVEVVAELIKLDATVDAATKKGNTALHIASLAGQLDVVKELVNNHANINAQSQNGFTPLYMAAQENHLDVVKFLLDNGSSQSIATEDGFTPLAVALQQGHDQVVSLLLENDTKGKVRLPALHIAARKDDTKAAALLLQNDHNADVESKMMVNRTTESGFTPLHIAAHYGNINVATLLLNRGAAVDFKARNDITPLHVASKRGNANMVRLLLERGARIDAKTKDGLTPLHCGARSGHEQVLEMLLDRGAPILSKTKNGLSPLHMATQGDHLNCVQLLLHHEVPVDDVTNDYLTALHVAAHCGHYKVAKVLVDKKANPNAKALNGFTPLHIACKKNRIKVMELLLKHGASIQAVTESGLTPIHVAAFMGHENIVTQLTNHGASPNTMNVRGETALHMAARAGQANVVKFLVANGADVDAKAKDNQTPLHISSRLGKPDIVQQLLQHGASPDATTTSGYTPLHLAARDGHKDVASILLDNKASLGITTKKGFTPLHVAAKYGKIEVAKLLLQKRAPPDAAGKSGLTPLHVAAHYDNQKVALLLLDQGASPHAAAKNGYTPLHIAAKKNQMEIATTLLEYGADTNATTRQGISPLHLAAQEGNVDMVTLLLARETAINLGNKSGLTPLHLAAQEDKINVSEVLVNHGATIDPETKMGYTPLHVACHYGNIKMVHFLLKNQAKVNAKTKNGYTPLHQAAQQGHTHIINLLLQHGASPNELTVNGNTALAIARRLGYISVVDTLKVVTEETHNTVTVTEKHKLNVPETMNEVLDMSDDEVRRANVPEMLNEDYISDVDEGEDAMTGETDKYLGPQDLRELGDDSLPQEGYVGFSVGARTASLRSFSSDRSNALNRSSFTRDSMMIEEILAPNKDTGVCREMATLVDSHFKHLALSKDYNTDSMRRCSWTPETLDNVNLVSSPVHSGVSPSPLQYDNRFLVSFMVDARGGSMRGSRHNGMRIIIPPRKCTAPTRITCRLVKRHKLASLPPMVEGEGLASRLVEVGPAGAQFLGPVIVEIPHFGSMRGKERELIMLRSENGETWKEHHYDCKSEDLIELLNGMDEELDSTADLEKKRICRIITKDFPQYFAVVSRIKQESNQMGPDGGVLSSMTVPLVQASFPEGALTKKIRVGLQAQPVPDEAVKKIIGNRATFSPIVTVEPRRRKFHKPITMTLPVPPLSGEGVVNGYKGDPTPSLRLLCSITGGTSPAQWEDITGTTPLTFMNDCVSFTTNVSARFWLADCHQTPETVGLATQLYRELICVPYMAKFVVFAKMNDPVESSLRCFCMTDDKVDKTLEQQENFEEVARSKDIEVLEGKPIYVDCYGNLAPLTKAGQQLVFNFYAFKENRLPFCVKVRDSSQEPCGRLSFLREPKTSKGLAQTAICNLNITLPGLKKDVDSDPEEETEKPDRRHTFASLALHKRYSYLTEPGTKTVERSTTRTLPAGYAHKPVFSTRSYQAWSNAPITVPGQTKCGLGSLSSSPSNTPSASPLKSVWSISSASPIKSTLGTLNASPAKSVSDVASPIRTYRSMSSPIKTVVQQPQNQVQISSSLLSSPGKTGTDPLSIKGLAASLSSRANLISSPGSMLDRTFTTVTQADSIKSTTNTYTSLSFKSTLAPTSIAASSPIRNITSLSSIKTTTDAARGMILSSLSSSAKPKISSTETVLLNGSISPMKYPSSSSASSRLFTGGVYSLQERIQATTQAATSSVGAAFSVAEKTLTAGLSSNCSALKSVSSPLRSNLSSSVYDTLRSTATTTTSISSISMSVPVFSVVSVLPETQGKKLPEKITITPQTHTQAQSSTSRIKPSKPSLFISPKVLKAAAAPTLASSQEILKDVADMKEDLIRMTAILQTDSSTTAKSFNSHVSKESRMEEEEPFSLVEKVKEDLVKVSEILTKDVLSNAKSSSKDRASEDEWEEFSKDEIEEAQQSAMRSLPIFEPSLPVGPESVPDKDLNLAKVVDYLMNDLGASSLSKIADVKSRYDEIKKEEEEKQRRTIKPEHKLKMPPTGMRTSPSEKDLSKLADSYSGTDAILESPDDLSHEQDKSPLSDSGFETRSEKTPSAPQSAESTGPKPPFTDVPIPPVITETRTEVVHVIRSYEHPEEVCEPLMEEAAALKPPVEHDPAVSSIKDKVKALQMKASSEDLACIKEETHITTTTRMVYHKPQLKDAGETMSVRDIMKAFQSGRDPSKEFAGLFEHKVGQDAIKGDELSPRFLEKDKKPKVERIIEVHIEKGNTTDPTEVIIRETKKHPEFICRSDRSLKELVERVDGDYETLQDEEELAAEESLPSFLDTSRVNTPVSQEEESRPSSAQLIADESYKALKLLSQHSIEYHDDELSELRGESYRFAEKMLHSEKLDISHSDTEDSVADQAHSVATEVHGAKGIYGEKVAGPRKESKLKSARDASDKSGKYPSQDEQYDKVTVLHYTTEPGSPKHAVWMRFAQDRQDRDREKLIYEDRVDRTIKEAEEKLSEVSQFFRDKTEKLNDELKSPEKKKPTRSSRETQSGPSSTCSTPEKKQKTAAEQWDNGRQKMFASTNERKSASLPNSPERHMLSQFSEDKPKQHEALKQTKTGDAGPPVPVKTFRVSSVRQKFEIEAQKQDQNVPLTQSKQPVKKLPESKLPVYQFYAGSKPSKTDCTDEGHTPTKKLTENEKSKVTPHISSSIIVSKQLDEKCLSEKSTTSDTNVKTTSHFEKMKEQDFDKTRENSTKVDSQALKDGNIADRHSVINDIKEQQFLKSDVKNETVKTASLSKDNISRNDFQIKTLKKKTESHIPVRTSPGSSDNNQSNKANQDTLTKLSEKSPSHIATMTKPRIQGRSELQREEAAAKKTEEVSAESRTTSGLSETSSVEKISTVTRESFKGLKTLPVYVSVQVGKQSDKDMGGGGTNGTFKKMVSSESRTIYAVKQKQPLSPQGSPDDDTLEQFSFIDSSGKSPMTPETPSSEEVSYDLTSRTPDPFISFMPGIASPIAEVSEESEDSEQGKAINLKESRPEKGANGKHETVQETKNKRVAYIEFPPPPPLDSDSSQPEKKGSTPSSEAETELMEVNLQEEHDKHLLAEPIIRVQPPSPVPPGANDSDSSEEEESVFKPIPIKKYTFKIDEDKDLTKSPSKKPDKNGNDKEQGENGNGKAEDYDYEQNGNDQSITDCSIATTAEFSHDTDATEIDSLDGYELQDEDDGLSEPIAKPFGFPNENRKDLWASDNMSRPSDRCQSKLEVIHEESPAEDYKKTKDKTDPSNKRNGKDGENDRKQSDQGLSDNYFSYKLDEEFNTPFKTVATKGFDPWSSKGGEDEVVDARIKDEDPKPFGLAVDDKSTATTPDTTPARTPTDESTPTSEPNPFPFHEGKMFEMTRSGAIDMSKRDFVEERLQFFQIGPQSPCERTDVRMAIVADHLGLSWTELAREMEFSVDEINQIRVENPNSLTAQSFMLLKKWVSRDGKNATTDALTAVLTKINRLDIVTLLEGPIFDYGNISGTRCFADDSAVSQEQADVSGLQSETSGANEKTPTLGQGLNSETQGQRESSQELVSSTLGVQTERQNGGHPELQAQACLSPDASECSSKPMGKARKDSGQEEVSREALEDRGPNNRGEDISEPKIQQEARRDNESSSDEEETVTTRVYRRRVILKGDQARNIPVETVTEEQYTDEDGNMVTRKVIRKVVRRTAGVEEKGRRKRGKRSRQASRAEQEEQGGPGPHREHTEPGEGGKGIKKEGRQREKMGQS